The following proteins are encoded in a genomic region of Anticarsia gemmatalis isolate Benzon Research Colony breed Stoneville strain chromosome 17, ilAntGemm2 primary, whole genome shotgun sequence:
- the LOC142980243 gene encoding lysM and putative peptidoglycan-binding domain-containing protein 3: MKQRTRSMHGGDDMVGYNMGKKNDANEPSEIQLHRIKPQDHFIEAQVQEGDTLQAIALRFYCSLSELKRINHIHKDNEIFARRTIKVPVTPYSVLTELIPTQPPEPTPSTSTNNSNTVIQELVNANNFNELSNQNNILFNNSHQKDDGHCAIDCNTVVMNSTVAPSIVPYTDSEQNELATEDTQLLPTKEKTSVEAVVVKELTSHGADFGLKWFHLVCVMLILGVVIPLVYVLFYLPKPEHEVSDLPPLHSNR, translated from the exons atgaaacaaag GACTCGCTCAATGCACGGAGGAGATGACATGGTTGGCTATAACATGGGTAAGAAGAACGACGCTAACGAACCCAGCGAGATTCAGCTTCATAGAATAAAACCCCAGGACCATTTTATTGAAGCACAAGTCCAAGAAGGTGATACTTTACAAGCTATTGCGTTGAGATTCTATTGTTCG CTATCAGAGCTCAAAAGGATCAACCATATACATAAAGATAATGAAATTTTTGCCAGACGGACTATAAAGGTCCCGGTTACTCCCTACTCAGTGTTGACAGAACTGATCCCAACTCAACCGCCAGAACCAACGCCTTCCACATCAACCAACAATTCCAATACTGTGATACAGGAATTAGTTAATGCTAACAATTTTAATGAACTCtctaaccaaaataatattttgtttaataattcaCATCAGAAGGATGACGGGCATTGTGCTATTGACTGTAATACAGTTGTTATGAACAGCacagtagcgccatctattgtTCCGTACACAGACTCGGAACAAAATGAGCTTGCAACTGAGGATACACAACTTTTGCCAACAAAAGAGAAGACATCAGTTGAAGCAGTAGTAGTGAAGGAGTTGACATCACACGGAGCTGATTTCGGACTGAAATGGTTCCATTTAGTTTGTGTTATGCTTATTCTTGGTGTTGTGATACCCCTTGTGTATGTcttgttttatttacctaaaCCTGAACACGAAGTGTCAGACCTTCCGCCATTACATTCTAATCGATGA